Proteins from a genomic interval of Balaenoptera musculus isolate JJ_BM4_2016_0621 chromosome 16, mBalMus1.pri.v3, whole genome shotgun sequence:
- the PRF1 gene encoding perforin-1 — protein sequence MASRVLLPGILLLLLPTPAPAPCYTAARSECRRNLKFVPGSWLAGEGVDVTSLRRSGSFPVDTQHFLRPDGTCTLCRNALQQGALQRLPLALTDWRAQGSGCNRKVVKDEGRSTEEVAGEAANSIRNDWQVGLDVTPKPSSNVRVTVAGSHSQAANFAAQKTHQDQYRFSLDSVECRFYSFHLVHTPPLHPEFKRALKTLPPHFNISTEPDYRRLISSYGTHFIRSMELGGRVSALTALRTCELALEGLTAQEVEDCLAVEAEVSIGSHASASSAFKECEEKKKQHKMGTSFHQAYRERCSEVVGGHHTSVHDLLFGNQAGPEQFSAWVASLQDSPGLVDYTLEPLHLLLDSRDPRREALRQAVSKYVTDRARWRDCSRPCPPGRRKNPKDPCQCMCHGSAATNQDCCPRKRGLAHLEVMNFLATGLWGDWTTATDAYLKVFFGGRELRTDTVQNNNHPRWMTQLDFGDVVLTTGGPLRVQVWDADSGWDDDLLGTCDQTPKSGSHEVKCHLKHGHLRFSYHAKCLPHLTGGTCLEYAPQGLLGDPPGNRSGPVW from the exons ATGGCCTCCCGAGTGCTCCTCCCCGGCATTCTCCTCCTGCTTCTGCCCACAcccgcccctgccccctgctACACGGCCGCACGCTCTGAGTGCCGGCGCAACCTCAAGTTCGTGCCCGGCTCCTGGCTGGCGGGGGAGGGCGTGGATGTGACCAGCCTCCGGCGCTCAGGCTCCTTCCCGGTGGACACACAGCACTTCCTTCGGCCCGACGGCACCTGTACCCTCTGCCGCAACGCCCTGCAGCAGGGCGCCCTCCAGCGCCTGCCCCTGGCGCTCACCGACTGGCGCGCCCAGGGCTCGGGCTGCAACCGCAAAGTGGTCAAGGATGAGGGTCGCTCCACCGAGGAGGTGGCTGGGGAGGCGGCCAACAGCATCCGTAACGACTGGCAGGTGGGGCTGGACGTGACTCCCAAGCCCAGCAGCAACGTGCGCGTGACCGTGGCGGGCTCCCACTCCCAGGCAGCCAACTTCGCGGCCCAGAAGACTCACCAGGACCAGTACCGCTTCAGCCTGGACTCAGTGGAGTGTCGCTTCTACAG TTTCCACCTGGTGCACACTCCCCCACTGCACCCTGAGTTCAAGAGGGCCCTCAAGACCCTGCCCCCCCACTTCAACATCTCCACCGAGCCTGACTACCGGAGGCTCATCTCCAGCTATGGCACCCACTTCATCCGGTCCATGGAGCTGGGCGGCCGCGTCTCAGCCCTCACCGCCCTGCGCACCTGCGAGCTGGCCCTGGAAGGGCTCACGGCCCAGGAGGTTGAGGACTGCCTGGCCGTCGAGGCCGAGGTCAGCATAGGAAGCCACGCCAGTGCCTCGTCGGCATTCAAGGAGTGtgaggagaagaagaaacagcACAAGATGGGGACCTCCTTCCACCAGGCCTACCGGGAACGCTGTTCTGAGGTCGTTGGCGGCCACCACACGTCCGTGCATGACCTGCTGTTCGGGAACCAGGCTGGGCCCGAGCAGTTCTCAGCCTGGGTGGCCTCGTTGCAGGACAGCCCCGGCCTGGTGGACTACACGCTAGAGCCGCTCCACTTGCTCCTGGACAGCCGGGACCCGCGGCGGGAGGCGCTCAGGCAGGCTGTGAGCAAGTACGTGACGGACAGGGCACGCTGGAGGGACTGCAGCCGCCCGTGCCCCCCGGGGCGGCGCAAGAACCCTAAGGACCCGTGCCAGTGCATGTGCCATGGCTCGGCGGCCACCAACCAGGACTGCTGTCCCAGGAAGAGGGGCCTGGCCCACCTGGAGGTCATGAACTTCCTGGCGACGGGTCTGTGGGGAGACTGGACCACTGCCACGGACGCCTACCTGAAGGTCTTCTTCGGCGGCCGGGAGCTGAGGACCGACACAGTGCAGAACAATAACCACCCCAGGTGGATGACACAGCTGGACTTCGGGGATGTGGTCCTGACCACAGGGGGCCCCCTGAGGGTGCAGGTCTGGGATGCAGACTCTGGCTGGGACGATGACCTTCTCGGTACCTGTGACCAGACTCCAAAGTCTGGCTCACACGAGGTGAAGTGCCACCTGAAGCACGGTCACCTGAGATTCTCCTACCATGCTAAGTGCTTACCTCACCTGACGGGGGGGACGTGCCTGGAGTACGCCCCCCAAGGGCTTCTGGGGGATCCTCCAGGAAACCGGAGTGGGCCAGTGTGGTGA